One Novipirellula galeiformis DNA segment encodes these proteins:
- a CDS encoding ABC transporter permease — protein sequence MTDVIPLHRLAFALLPVVLVLVLMIRWSLGFRAAFVGVLRMVLQLALVGYLLGYIFSTDTSLVVIGVFAAMLVAASWISLRSIPRDRPRNFRYAFLAILLGAGTTFLVMTQIVLGLDPWFAPRVFIPLAGMTLSSSMNSISLAAERYYAESQRGSTDLEAREVALKAAFIPITNSLYAVGIVSIPGMMTGQVLAGVSPLIAARYQIMVMCMIFGSAGLSAAIFLWLIGRSESHPIQSEESKII from the coding sequence ATGACCGACGTCATTCCCCTGCATCGATTGGCGTTTGCGTTATTGCCCGTCGTGCTCGTGCTGGTCTTGATGATCCGTTGGTCACTGGGATTTCGAGCGGCGTTCGTTGGCGTGCTCCGCATGGTGCTGCAACTGGCGTTGGTCGGTTATCTGCTCGGATACATTTTCAGCACCGACACGTCGCTTGTCGTCATCGGCGTGTTTGCGGCGATGTTGGTCGCGGCCAGCTGGATCTCGCTGCGCTCGATTCCACGCGATCGCCCACGTAACTTTCGCTACGCGTTTCTAGCCATCTTGCTGGGAGCAGGAACGACGTTCTTGGTGATGACCCAAATCGTACTGGGGCTGGACCCTTGGTTTGCCCCGCGTGTGTTCATCCCGCTGGCGGGCATGACCCTTTCCAGTAGTATGAATTCGATCAGCTTGGCGGCGGAACGCTATTACGCAGAATCTCAACGAGGATCGACTGATTTGGAAGCTCGCGAAGTCGCGTTAAAGGCGGCGTTCATTCCAATCACCAACTCGCTCTACGCAGTCGGAATTGTCTCGATTCCTGGCATGATGACAGGTCAGGTATTGGCGGGGGTCTCGCCACTGATCGCCGCCCGCTATCAAATCATGGTGATGTGCATGATCTTTGGATCGGCGGGGCTTTCGGCAGCCATTTTCTTGTGGCTGATCGGTCGCTCCGAAAGTCATCCTATACAAAGCGAAGAAAGTAAAATCATCTAA
- a CDS encoding RbsD/FucU domain-containing protein, with amino-acid sequence MKCSKPCYRRSRSKRFRRCRPKRAVLTRSRGDPPVWQDYRKSIQNERLDLEIQPIGKWTFDDAVNTNDHVLTVQTADQQRYANILLTVGMRMN; translated from the coding sequence ATTAAGTGCTCGAAGCCTTGCTATCGGCGATCCCGGTCGAAGCGATTCAGGCGATGCAGACCGAAACGAGCGGTCCTTACGCGGTCCAGGGGGGATCCACCGGTTTGGCAGGATTATCGCAAATCGATTCAAAACGAGAGACTCGATCTGGAGATTCAACCGATCGGAAAGTGGACCTTCGATGACGCGGTGAACACGAACGACCATGTACTCACGGTCCAAACCGCCGACCAACAACGCTACGCCAACATCTTGTTGACCGTAGGCATGCGAATGAATTAG
- a CDS encoding RbsD/FucU family protein produces the protein MAILAASGHYSSILIADGNYPAASKRGARAELVSLDLMLGVPTCN, from the coding sequence TTGGCGATTCTGGCGGCGTCGGGACATTACAGTTCCATCTTAATCGCCGACGGGAATTACCCGGCCGCCAGCAAACGAGGGGCACGCGCCGAATTGGTCAGTCTGGATTTGATGCTAGGCGTGCCGACCTGTAATTAA
- a CDS encoding site-2 protease family protein translates to MLERRLKLGRFLGIEVYVHWTFALLVAYVAFETRSEGPAGIAFGMAQLFAVFFCVTLHEYGHALAARRFGIPTLDITLLPIGGVARLQRMPRIAWQELVVAVAGPAVNVVIATLLLTGFYLFGGVEILVEILDAFVGPRDSLDAAQIDAEMSASPSLLSFCVILLAVNVMLVLFNMVPAFPMDGGRVLRSLLAMVTNYRRATFLASRFGLACALLMAMIGIYVYAPGPVLVAMFIAYAGLAEARQVEMMESVRGLTVANVMTQSHASIPMDATLDEIAKRWETIPSASLPVTAQGDIVIGILRLKSLLAAIESHSNPHATAGEIADHNAPFAREYEALENAILRAGAQYRQCPVVDANGCLAGWLDMDSMLVRGSLRKHLANRPAVLDRFDAVT, encoded by the coding sequence GTGTTAGAACGCCGATTAAAACTAGGCCGATTCCTCGGGATTGAGGTCTATGTGCATTGGACGTTTGCGCTGCTGGTTGCCTACGTCGCCTTCGAAACGCGATCCGAAGGTCCGGCGGGAATTGCGTTCGGTATGGCTCAGTTGTTTGCCGTTTTCTTCTGCGTGACGCTGCATGAGTATGGGCATGCGTTGGCCGCACGGCGATTTGGAATCCCGACCCTGGACATTACCCTGCTGCCGATCGGCGGGGTCGCCCGTCTACAACGGATGCCGCGAATCGCTTGGCAAGAATTAGTGGTGGCCGTTGCCGGTCCCGCAGTCAACGTCGTGATCGCAACGCTGCTGTTGACGGGATTTTATCTGTTTGGTGGCGTCGAGATTCTAGTCGAGATTTTAGATGCCTTTGTGGGACCGAGGGACAGTTTAGACGCAGCCCAAATCGATGCGGAAATGTCAGCGTCGCCTTCGCTGCTCTCGTTCTGCGTGATCCTATTGGCGGTGAACGTGATGTTGGTGCTATTCAATATGGTACCCGCGTTTCCAATGGATGGTGGTCGAGTGCTACGAAGTCTATTGGCGATGGTAACCAATTATCGGCGAGCCACCTTTCTCGCCTCACGATTTGGATTGGCGTGCGCGTTGTTGATGGCCATGATTGGGATCTACGTTTACGCGCCCGGCCCTGTGTTGGTGGCGATGTTCATCGCCTACGCGGGACTCGCCGAAGCACGCCAAGTAGAGATGATGGAATCGGTGCGTGGTTTGACCGTCGCCAACGTGATGACGCAGTCCCACGCGTCGATCCCCATGGACGCGACACTCGACGAGATTGCCAAGCGATGGGAAACGATTCCGTCAGCAAGTTTGCCGGTGACGGCACAAGGCGACATCGTGATCGGCATTCTACGACTCAAATCGCTCTTGGCGGCGATCGAATCGCACTCAAACCCGCATGCGACGGCAGGTGAGATCGCCGACCACAACGCCCCGTTTGCTCGCGAGTATGAAGCACTCGAAAACGCAATCCTTCGCGCTGGAGCTCAGTATCGCCAATGCCCTGTGGTCGATGCCAACGGATGTTTGGCCGGATGGCTCGACATGGACTCGATGCTGGTGCGAGGATCATTGCGCAAGCACCTTGCCAACCGGCCCGCCGTCCTCGATCGATTCGATGCGGTCACCTAA
- a CDS encoding class I SAM-dependent methyltransferase — MNQPPKTTRQPDWRRPIGVSAGTWSYVNERTIADHYDSFVADTPLCALDQSILKEVFPGTLSDESSSSLTSIIDLGCGSGRVAMELAQRGYDVIGVDLSQRMLEVMLAKAAQGGLQNRIHAVRANLVQLDGFAPHRIDHAVCLFSTLGMIQGRANRRQMLRHVSRMLMPSGRFVIHVHNRWAALREPAGWRSLARSWIKSRWNPAHEFGDSVYQYRGLEKMFMHRFSKRELVADLQATQWDVTQVHAVAIDGATIVTGSRAAAGGFIVVAENRVRG, encoded by the coding sequence TTGAACCAGCCCCCAAAAACCACACGACAACCCGACTGGCGCCGTCCGATCGGTGTTTCAGCGGGAACATGGAGTTATGTGAACGAGCGGACGATCGCCGACCATTACGACTCGTTTGTGGCGGATACTCCGCTTTGTGCTCTGGACCAATCGATCTTGAAAGAAGTCTTTCCTGGCACATTATCGGATGAATCTTCATCAAGCCTGACTTCGATTATCGATTTAGGCTGCGGAAGTGGACGTGTGGCCATGGAATTGGCCCAACGCGGCTACGACGTCATTGGGGTCGATCTGAGTCAGCGAATGCTGGAGGTAATGCTGGCAAAAGCGGCTCAAGGCGGTCTGCAAAATCGCATCCATGCGGTGCGGGCCAATTTGGTGCAATTGGACGGGTTCGCCCCCCACCGTATCGATCACGCCGTCTGTCTCTTCAGCACGCTCGGCATGATCCAGGGTCGCGCGAATCGACGACAGATGCTCCGACACGTTTCCCGGATGCTAATGCCGAGCGGCCGTTTCGTGATCCATGTTCACAACCGCTGGGCCGCACTGCGAGAACCCGCCGGGTGGCGATCGCTGGCCCGATCGTGGATCAAGTCGCGATGGAATCCCGCACATGAGTTTGGCGATAGCGTTTACCAATACCGTGGACTCGAAAAAATGTTCATGCATCGATTTTCTAAGCGTGAATTGGTCGCGGATTTGCAGGCGACACAGTGGGATGTAACACAGGTGCATGCAGTGGCAATTGACGGAGCCACGATCGTGACCGGATCTCGAGCCGCGGCGGGCGGCTTTATTGTGGTTGCCGAAAATCGCGTTCGCGGCTAG
- the gap gene encoding type I glyceraldehyde-3-phosphate dehydrogenase: MAIRVGINGFGRIGRMVFRASVTRDDIEVVGINDLLDVDYLAYMLKYDSVHGPFDGEVSTENGMLVVNGKKIRITAETNPANLKWGEVNADVVVESTGIFLTSESAQGHIDAGAKKVVMSAPSKDDTKMFVMGVNDDSYAGEQFVSNASCTTNCLAPIAKVLNDSFGIKRGLMTTVHAATATQKTVDGPSAKDWRGGRGILENIIPSSTGAAKAVGKVIPELNGKLTGMAFRVPTSDVSVVDLTVELEKEASYEDICNAMKAAADGPMKGILGYTDDKVVSTDFRGETRTSVFDADAGIQLDKTFVKVVSWYDNEWGYSNKVLDLVAKISK; this comes from the coding sequence GTGGCAATACGAGTTGGAATTAACGGCTTCGGTCGAATCGGACGTATGGTTTTTCGTGCTTCAGTGACTCGCGATGATATCGAAGTCGTAGGCATCAATGACCTTCTCGACGTTGATTACTTGGCATACATGCTGAAGTACGACTCGGTCCACGGTCCCTTCGACGGCGAAGTCTCGACTGAAAACGGAATGCTTGTCGTCAACGGCAAGAAGATCCGCATCACCGCCGAAACCAATCCGGCGAACTTGAAGTGGGGCGAAGTCAACGCCGACGTCGTTGTAGAATCGACCGGAATCTTCTTGACCTCCGAGTCGGCACAAGGCCACATCGATGCAGGTGCCAAGAAGGTAGTCATGTCGGCTCCATCCAAAGACGACACCAAGATGTTCGTCATGGGCGTCAACGACGACAGCTACGCTGGAGAACAATTTGTCTCCAACGCTTCGTGCACCACCAACTGCTTGGCTCCGATCGCCAAGGTGCTCAACGACAGCTTCGGTATCAAGCGTGGATTGATGACCACCGTTCACGCTGCAACCGCAACCCAGAAAACCGTCGACGGACCTTCGGCTAAAGATTGGCGTGGTGGTCGCGGTATCCTCGAAAACATCATTCCTTCGAGCACCGGTGCTGCCAAGGCCGTTGGCAAGGTTATCCCTGAGCTCAACGGCAAGTTGACCGGGATGGCTTTCCGCGTTCCTACTTCGGACGTTTCGGTTGTCGACTTGACCGTCGAACTCGAAAAGGAAGCTTCCTACGAAGACATCTGCAATGCGATGAAAGCCGCAGCCGATGGCCCGATGAAGGGCATCCTCGGTTACACCGATGACAAAGTGGTTTCCACTGACTTCCGTGGCGAAACTCGCACTTCCGTATTCGACGCCGACGCGGGCATCCAACTCGATAAGACCTTCGTTAAAGTTGTCTCGTGGTACGACAACGAGTGGGGTTACTCGAACAAGGTCCTCGACCTCGTTGCTAAGATCTCGAAGTAA
- a CDS encoding ATP-dependent helicase: MNVSHGLNPAQAAAVETLSGPMLVLAGAGTGKTRVVTFRIANLIRNGTPPDRILAMTFTNKAAGEMQERIGELIGTKTKRKPRKGESQEPKPTISTFHSLCVRILRRHAKALGYPDKFSIYDRSDQESIARNILRELRLSGTALKPGDMLSIIGGWKNQSIHPEEAMSIASTDKEHFAASGYRRYQNALRARGAMDFDDLLLQTESLFLEHDAIREEEASKFDHVLVDEYQDTNGSQYRITRALTQVHRNFCVVGDDDQSIYAWRGADVTHILNFTKDWPEAKVVCLEDNYRSTGAILGMANTLIQYNTVRHDKVLVPSRPDGRRPRILQHKDETAEAELVVREIKNMIDNQHIQPRDIAILFRTNEQPRLFETELRKHDVPYVMMGSQSFFDRREIRDLIAYLKWIEQPDDEISLLRVINTPARGLSNKTVQLLVKRAVERGVPVWQVMQDNAAIQDLSPSARRGIVELGQMAEDVRLRAKNDSLTDAVRTLLERTAYADEITRLYDNPEERDARMASIGDLTNAIAAFQDKTPEADLTGFLAETALAGREMGNEKDKMALKNSVWLLTLHAAKGLEFPVVFMVGLEEGILPHSRSVKSGREEDIAEERRLCYVGITRAQETLTLSMALTRRKWGKPRPTIPSQFLYEITGKAANPNKYRKPRPASALR, encoded by the coding sequence ATGAATGTGAGCCACGGACTTAACCCGGCTCAGGCTGCCGCAGTCGAAACGTTGTCTGGGCCCATGCTGGTGCTGGCAGGTGCTGGAACCGGCAAAACGCGGGTGGTGACGTTCCGGATCGCTAATTTGATCCGCAACGGGACGCCGCCGGATCGCATTCTCGCGATGACGTTTACCAATAAAGCGGCCGGCGAGATGCAAGAGCGGATCGGCGAGTTGATCGGGACCAAGACAAAACGCAAACCTCGCAAGGGCGAGTCGCAAGAGCCGAAGCCGACGATTAGCACCTTCCACTCGTTGTGTGTACGGATTTTGCGCCGGCACGCCAAGGCGCTCGGCTATCCCGACAAGTTTTCGATCTACGATCGCAGCGACCAAGAGTCGATCGCCCGCAATATTCTGCGTGAATTGCGTCTCTCGGGCACCGCGCTGAAGCCGGGTGACATGTTGTCGATCATTGGCGGCTGGAAAAACCAGTCGATTCATCCCGAAGAGGCGATGTCGATCGCATCGACCGACAAAGAGCACTTTGCGGCCTCGGGGTATCGCCGCTACCAAAATGCGTTGCGGGCCCGGGGAGCAATGGATTTTGACGATTTGTTGCTGCAAACCGAATCGCTGTTTCTTGAGCACGATGCGATTCGGGAAGAGGAAGCATCGAAGTTTGATCACGTGCTCGTTGATGAATACCAAGACACCAACGGCAGCCAATATCGTATTACGCGGGCACTGACCCAGGTGCACCGTAATTTCTGCGTCGTGGGTGACGATGATCAATCGATCTATGCCTGGCGTGGAGCGGATGTCACGCACATTTTGAACTTCACCAAAGATTGGCCTGAAGCAAAAGTGGTCTGCCTCGAAGACAACTATCGCAGTACTGGGGCGATCTTGGGGATGGCCAACACGTTGATCCAGTACAACACGGTGCGCCACGACAAAGTATTGGTGCCCAGTCGTCCCGATGGGCGTCGACCTCGAATTTTGCAGCACAAAGACGAAACGGCCGAAGCCGAGTTGGTCGTGCGCGAAATTAAGAACATGATCGACAACCAACACATCCAACCGCGTGACATTGCGATCCTGTTTCGTACCAACGAGCAGCCGCGATTGTTTGAAACCGAGCTTCGCAAGCATGACGTTCCCTATGTGATGATGGGGAGCCAATCGTTTTTTGATCGGCGTGAAATTCGTGACCTGATTGCCTATTTGAAATGGATCGAGCAGCCGGACGATGAGATTTCGCTACTGCGTGTGATCAATACACCCGCGCGTGGCTTGAGCAACAAAACGGTTCAATTGCTGGTCAAGCGAGCGGTCGAACGTGGAGTCCCGGTGTGGCAAGTGATGCAGGACAACGCGGCGATCCAAGACTTGTCCCCCAGCGCGCGGCGGGGGATTGTCGAGTTGGGCCAAATGGCCGAAGACGTTCGCTTGCGTGCCAAGAACGATTCGCTTACCGATGCGGTCCGTACGCTGCTTGAGCGAACGGCCTATGCCGACGAGATTACTCGCTTGTACGACAACCCCGAAGAGCGGGATGCTCGGATGGCATCGATTGGGGATTTGACCAATGCGATCGCTGCCTTTCAAGACAAAACGCCAGAGGCCGATCTGACCGGGTTCCTCGCTGAAACGGCGCTAGCCGGACGTGAGATGGGGAACGAAAAGGACAAGATGGCGCTGAAGAATTCCGTTTGGCTTTTAACGCTCCACGCGGCCAAGGGACTCGAGTTTCCGGTGGTCTTTATGGTCGGTTTGGAAGAGGGGATTTTGCCTCATAGCCGCAGTGTCAAAAGCGGCCGTGAGGAAGATATCGCCGAAGAACGCCGGTTGTGTTACGTCGGGATCACGCGAGCTCAAGAGACGTTGACCTTGTCGATGGCGCTGACTCGCCGCAAATGGGGAAAGCCGCGGCCGACGATCCCAAGTCAATTTTTGTACGAGATCACCGGCAAAGCCGCCAACCCGAATAAGTATCGCAAGCCACGCCCCGCTTCGGCACTACGCTAA
- a CDS encoding Gfo/Idh/MocA family protein: MGINSPLNRKLRMGLVGGGQGSFIGRVHSIAACLDNRAVVTAGALSSNPERSKASAPDYDIDPARAYGSYQEMLDAEAKLPEGERIDFVSVTTPNHTHFEIAKAAVEAGFHVVCDKPMTFDLAQAESLLESVQKSNVVFAVTHNYTGYPLIRQAREMILGGELGEINAIRSQYIQGWLRTSLEAEDQKQAAWRTDPSKSGAAGAFGDIATHAYNLGRYMTGLLPDSVSCSLKSFVEGRRLDDYGTAVIRYENGGLGTVTASQISHGRENDFEIEIDGTKGSLRWRQENPNEMIVRRNGSPHQIYTRDPGGSHMNGSGAAACRLPAGHPEAFFEAFANIYAAVFDAIAKRAEGGPVEKRDTIYPNVFDGVEGMYFIQQCVESNIQNSAWLPLKHEAARR; encoded by the coding sequence ATGGGCATCAATTCTCCGTTAAATCGCAAACTTCGCATGGGGCTTGTCGGTGGCGGCCAGGGTTCCTTCATTGGACGCGTTCACTCGATCGCCGCCTGCCTTGACAATCGGGCCGTGGTCACCGCCGGGGCGCTCTCGAGCAATCCCGAACGCAGCAAGGCCTCGGCTCCCGATTACGACATCGATCCCGCGCGAGCCTATGGTAGTTACCAAGAGATGCTCGATGCGGAAGCGAAATTGCCCGAGGGCGAGCGAATCGATTTCGTCAGCGTGACGACTCCCAACCACACCCACTTTGAAATCGCCAAAGCCGCCGTCGAAGCGGGCTTTCACGTCGTCTGCGACAAACCGATGACGTTCGACTTGGCACAGGCCGAATCGCTGTTGGAATCCGTCCAAAAGAGCAACGTGGTGTTTGCGGTCACGCATAACTACACCGGCTACCCGCTGATTCGCCAAGCACGCGAGATGATCCTGGGTGGTGAATTGGGCGAAATCAACGCGATCCGCTCCCAATACATCCAAGGCTGGCTGCGCACCTCGCTCGAAGCAGAAGACCAAAAACAAGCCGCTTGGCGAACCGACCCCAGCAAGAGTGGTGCGGCGGGTGCGTTCGGCGACATTGCGACTCACGCCTATAACCTCGGACGCTACATGACCGGGCTGTTGCCCGATTCGGTTAGTTGTTCGCTGAAATCGTTCGTCGAAGGTCGACGGTTGGACGATTATGGCACTGCCGTCATTCGCTACGAGAACGGTGGGCTCGGTACGGTCACCGCGTCGCAAATTAGCCATGGCCGAGAAAACGATTTCGAAATCGAGATCGATGGAACCAAAGGCTCACTGCGATGGCGTCAGGAAAACCCCAACGAGATGATCGTTCGACGCAACGGCAGCCCGCATCAAATCTACACGCGTGATCCAGGCGGATCGCACATGAACGGCTCGGGTGCTGCGGCGTGCCGCTTACCTGCGGGTCATCCCGAAGCGTTCTTTGAAGCGTTCGCCAACATCTACGCTGCGGTATTCGATGCAATTGCTAAACGCGCCGAAGGCGGCCCCGTCGAGAAACGCGACACCATCTACCCGAACGTTTTTGATGGCGTCGAAGGCATGTACTTCATCCAACAATGCGTCGAAAGCAATATACAGAACTCCGCTTGGTTGCCACTGAAGCACGAAGCCGCGCGACGCTAA
- the ispD gene encoding 2-C-methyl-D-erythritol 4-phosphate cytidylyltransferase, with protein sequence MNDPHPTELAAGCIAAILPAAGSGQRFGSDRNKLFAMLRGKPIWFHAASRLAARPEVGRMVMSISEQDEADFRGPFAELVTELRIELVRGGDQRSDSVRAGLDAVANDKSIEFIAIHDAARPLVRDADLAAVFTKAAETGAAILAAPVTATLKRKLDDGNASRTVDRSELYSALTPQVFRLDVLRRAYDRDRGRPATDDAQLVERIGHPVALVHGSADNLKITHPEDLRIAEAILAR encoded by the coding sequence ATGAACGATCCTCACCCAACCGAATTGGCGGCCGGCTGCATCGCCGCCATCTTGCCTGCGGCCGGCAGCGGCCAGCGGTTTGGTAGCGATCGCAATAAACTTTTCGCCATGCTGCGCGGCAAACCGATCTGGTTTCATGCCGCATCGCGGTTAGCCGCTCGCCCCGAAGTGGGCCGCATGGTGATGTCGATTTCGGAACAGGACGAAGCCGATTTTCGCGGCCCGTTTGCCGAACTCGTCACTGAACTACGAATCGAACTGGTGCGTGGCGGTGACCAGCGTAGCGACAGCGTTCGCGCGGGATTGGATGCCGTGGCCAATGACAAGTCGATCGAATTCATCGCGATCCATGATGCCGCTCGGCCCCTGGTTCGCGATGCCGATTTGGCGGCCGTGTTTACCAAGGCCGCCGAGACCGGAGCCGCGATCTTGGCGGCGCCCGTCACGGCCACGCTGAAACGCAAACTCGACGATGGCAACGCGTCGCGGACGGTCGACCGCAGCGAACTTTACAGCGCCCTGACGCCTCAAGTCTTTCGCCTCGACGTGCTGCGCCGCGCCTACGATCGAGACCGCGGACGCCCCGCGACCGACGATGCTCAATTGGTCGAGCGCATCGGGCATCCCGTGGCGCTGGTTCACGGTTCCGCCGACAACTTAAAAATAACCCATCCCGAAGACCTGCGGATTGCCGAAGCTATTCTGGCCCGCTGA
- the tyrS gene encoding tyrosine--tRNA ligase: MTATNLIEELRWRGLIHQTTDEVELGKLLQSGPQTIYIGFDPTASSLHVGHLMQVMMLRRFQRAGHRPIALVGGATGMIGDPSGKSEERNLLTAEQLQANVDGVAEQMKQFLNFSGDQGALLLNNFEWMKSYSYLEFLRDVGKNFPVGAMMGKESVRSRLDSEAGLSYTEFSYMLLQAYDFVQLSREHGCKIQAGGSDQWGNITAGIDLGRRMLGQQLFGLTAPLLTTSDGRKMGKTEKGAIWLDPQRTSPYEFFQYWVNVEDADVMRCIAYLTEIEREEYDELAAQTEADAGKRVAQKRLATWMTELVHGEQGLESAERATKILFGGEIEKASDAQLSQIFADVPSTEAQRSVLGGEGWWIVEALQASGLTSSSSDARRAIKEGSVYLNNRRVSDMNHRLSEVDLASETVTVLRRGKRKYALIRFT, from the coding sequence ATGACTGCAACGAACCTAATCGAAGAACTTCGCTGGCGCGGCCTGATCCATCAAACGACCGACGAAGTCGAACTGGGCAAACTGCTGCAATCGGGCCCGCAAACGATCTACATCGGCTTTGACCCCACCGCCTCGAGCTTGCACGTGGGACACCTGATGCAGGTGATGATGCTGCGTCGATTCCAACGCGCCGGCCATCGACCGATCGCATTGGTCGGCGGGGCGACCGGGATGATTGGTGACCCCAGCGGCAAGAGCGAAGAACGCAACCTGTTGACCGCCGAACAACTGCAAGCCAACGTCGACGGGGTGGCTGAACAGATGAAACAATTCCTCAACTTCAGTGGCGATCAGGGCGCCCTGCTGCTGAACAACTTCGAGTGGATGAAGTCCTACTCGTACCTCGAATTCTTGCGTGACGTCGGCAAGAATTTCCCAGTCGGTGCGATGATGGGCAAAGAATCAGTCCGCTCGCGACTCGATAGCGAAGCGGGACTTAGCTACACCGAGTTCAGCTACATGTTGTTGCAAGCGTATGACTTCGTGCAACTCTCACGCGAACACGGCTGTAAGATCCAGGCGGGCGGCAGCGACCAATGGGGCAACATCACCGCCGGCATCGACCTCGGTCGCCGGATGCTCGGACAGCAACTCTTTGGTTTGACCGCACCATTGTTGACGACCAGCGATGGACGCAAGATGGGCAAGACCGAAAAGGGAGCGATTTGGTTGGACCCGCAGCGCACCAGCCCCTACGAGTTCTTTCAATACTGGGTCAATGTCGAAGACGCCGACGTGATGCGCTGTATCGCTTACTTGACCGAGATCGAGCGAGAAGAGTACGACGAGCTAGCGGCTCAAACCGAAGCCGACGCGGGCAAGCGGGTCGCCCAAAAACGACTCGCTACCTGGATGACCGAACTGGTTCACGGCGAACAAGGACTTGAGTCCGCCGAGCGTGCAACGAAAATTTTGTTCGGCGGTGAAATTGAAAAAGCGTCCGACGCACAACTCAGCCAAATCTTTGCCGACGTCCCCAGCACCGAAGCACAGCGCAGTGTCTTAGGCGGCGAAGGATGGTGGATCGTCGAAGCGTTGCAAGCGTCTGGACTAACCTCCAGCAGCAGTGACGCGCGACGTGCGATCAAAGAGGGCAGTGTCTATCTAAACAATCGCCGCGTGTCCGACATGAACCATCGACTAAGCGAAGTCGACTTGGCCAGCGAGACGGTCACGGTGCTGCGACGTGGAAAACGTAAGTACGCTTTGATCCGCTTCACTTAA
- a CDS encoding PIN/TRAM domain-containing protein gives MALIILRCVFLLCAGGVSAIINTSLSSDTATSVPWLIFAGIMTLATVVVIGDIYAPRKRIDTISALYFGVLIGVLLTYILWIAIAPLLDQSFNGRGLQLVIGLLLCYICTSVLLQTKDDFRFLIPYVEFVREVKGFKPLVLDTSVVIDGRIADLVGTGVFDNQLIMPRFALTELQAIADSSDKLRRTRGRRGLDVLNRMRADENVDLMIFDRELPELAGQTVDLKLVLLAKHLDGKVVTGDFNLNKVAKLHNVPVINLNEISNSLRPVFLPDETFHIKVIKAGEGPEQGIGYLDDGTMVVIEGARNKIGQDLDVRVTSTLQTNAGKMIFGKVEGR, from the coding sequence ATGGCTCTGATTATTCTCCGATGTGTTTTCCTGCTTTGTGCCGGAGGTGTGTCTGCAATCATCAATACATCACTTTCGAGTGATACTGCGACATCGGTTCCATGGCTGATTTTTGCTGGCATCATGACGCTCGCTACGGTGGTCGTCATCGGCGATATTTATGCACCACGAAAACGAATTGATACGATTTCGGCGCTCTACTTCGGAGTGCTAATCGGAGTTCTGTTGACCTATATCCTCTGGATCGCGATCGCCCCGCTTTTGGATCAATCGTTCAATGGGCGTGGCTTGCAATTGGTGATCGGATTGTTGTTGTGTTACATCTGTACCAGCGTCTTGCTTCAGACCAAGGACGATTTCCGCTTCCTGATTCCTTATGTCGAATTTGTTCGCGAAGTTAAAGGATTCAAGCCTTTGGTGTTGGACACCAGCGTGGTGATCGATGGTCGGATCGCTGATTTGGTTGGCACGGGAGTGTTTGACAATCAACTCATCATGCCGCGATTTGCCTTGACGGAGTTGCAGGCGATCGCCGATAGCAGCGACAAACTTCGCCGCACCCGAGGCCGACGCGGGCTCGATGTGCTCAATCGGATGCGCGCCGACGAAAACGTGGATTTGATGATCTTTGATCGCGAACTTCCTGAACTCGCGGGACAAACCGTTGATCTCAAGTTAGTCTTGCTTGCCAAACATCTTGATGGCAAAGTCGTTACCGGAGACTTTAATCTGAACAAGGTGGCCAAGTTGCACAATGTTCCCGTGATCAACTTGAACGAGATCAGCAATTCGTTGCGCCCCGTATTCTTGCCTGATGAAACCTTTCACATCAAAGTCATCAAGGCTGGTGAGGGCCCCGAGCAAGGGATCGGCTATCTCGACGACGGTACGATGGTGGTCATCGAGGGAGCTCGCAACAAGATAGGTCAAGATTTGGATGTCCGCGTCACAAGTACATTGCAAACCAATGCGGGCAAGATGATTTTTGGCAAGGTCGAAGGGCGATGA